In Hippoglossus stenolepis isolate QCI-W04-F060 chromosome 5, HSTE1.2, whole genome shotgun sequence, one genomic interval encodes:
- the atp6v1e1a gene encoding V-type proton ATPase subunit E 1a has product MALTDAGVQKQIKQMMGFIEQEANEKVEDIHNKAEEEFNIEKGRLIQTQRVKIMGHYEKKDKQIEQQKKIQMSNLLNQGRLKVLKARDDLIGDLLTEARQRLAEIAKDPAVYCTLLEGLILQGFYQLLEPKVTIRCRQQDVEIVQAAVKKTIPIYKEAVKKNIAVRIDQERFLSSGICGGVEVYNDNGKIKVANTLESRLDLMAHQMMPEVRMNLFGANPNRKFTD; this is encoded by the exons ATGGCGCTGACCGACGCTGGCGTCCAGAAACAG ATCAAACAGATGATGGGCTTTATTGAACAAGAGGCCAATGAGAAAGTTGAGGACATTCATAACAAG GCGGAGGAGGAGTTCAACATCGAGAAAGGTCGTCTGATTCAGACTCAGAGGGTGAAAATAATGGGTCACTACGAGAAGAAGGACAAGCAGATcgaacaacagaagaaaat CCAGATGTCCAACCTGCTGAACCAGGGGAGGCTGAAGGTGCTGAAGGCCCGAGACGACTTGATCGGG GATTTGCTGACCGAGGCTCGTCAGAGACTTGCAGAGATCGCCAAGGACCCTGCGGTGTACTGCACCCTGCTGGAGGGCCTCATACTTCAG GGATTctatcagctgctggagccaaAGGTTACCATTCGCTGTCGACAGCAGGATGTAGAAATAGTTCAG GCTGCAGTGAAGAAGACCATACCCATCTACAAAGAGgcagtgaagaaaaacattgcCGTCAGAATCGACCAGGAGCGTTTTCTTTCATCAGGAAT ctgCGGAGGAGTAGAAGTCTATAATGATAACGGGAAGATCAAGGTTGCCAACACTTTGGAGAGCAGGCTAGATCTTATGGCTCATCAG ATGATGCCTGAAGTCAGAATGAACTTGTTTGGCGCCAACCCCAACCGCAAGTTCACAGATTAG